ATGTATTGGCGACCATATCTCCAATTCGTTGTTTCCGAGGTGTCACCAGCACACAGATGCCGGCGGGCAGCCCCCAGAAAAGCAGCGGATTCGTATCCACCAGATATATGAGCGTACGGATCAACGATTTAATCATGCCTGGTGGCCTTCCTTCTCCATTCACAACCTGAATACGAAGTACAAACTTGCCCAGCGTATAGCCTGTAAGTCCTTCCAGTAACAGATAATAGCAGAAAGAGCCAATCAAGAAGAGAATCACTACCATGCCCAGATTTGGAGTTTCCGTTTCAGATAGTTTCTTCGCTGCGAAATAAACCAGCCCTCCATACCCAAAGACGATAAGAATGAAGTCAATCATCCAGGCGGCCCATCTTCTGAAAAAGATAGAGGCTCCGTATGTCTCTGATAATACCGCCATCCTATCTGGTTCTCGTCGTTGATAGCCGCCATTCCTCACAAATTCTCCCGGTGCTACTGTAGATGGATTTTTCGATAAATGATGTTCTTCCAAATGATACACCCCTGATGTCAATTTAATCCTAGTTAAGTATAGCATCCTTTTTCATCCAGTGGAGCAAGCCTGACAGCGCACTGGAGTAAGCCGAATCCCGCCGATGAACAAACCACACCTCTAATTTGCTATATGTTTCGGGTAAACGATGCGAAGCAATCCTTCCTGCCTCCTTCGCCTTTACAATTGACGAGTGTGGAAGCATGGACACCCCCAGGCCAGAGGCTACACCACCCACAATGACTTCCAATGTCCCAAATTCCATAGTCTGATACGCATCTACACCTGCTTCGCTCAGAAAGCTTTCCGCTCTTGCCCGATGTGTGCAGCCTATATCGAAGAACAGCATAGGCTTGGCGAGCAACTTGCTCATATCACTTTCTCCCGGTTCCGAAATAAGCACCAACTCCTCTTCGAAAGCCGCCATATGCTCTATATTGGGATCATCGACAGGGCCATAGACGAATGCCCCATCTAACTCGTAATTCAATACCTTTTGTACAAGAGCATGCGTCCCCCCGGTCATAAGCGACAGATGCACATCAGGGTATTGAGCGTGATATCCCGTCAATAATGAGGTTAGATGCGTAACCGCAGTCGTCTCAATCGAGCCCAGTCGCAACGGTCCCGCAGGCTGAGCCGAATATTGAGTAGACTTCTCTGCCTCGTCGAGCAAGGTCAGTATGGATTCTGCATACTCCAGCAGATTCTCTCCTGCCGACGTTAGCGTCATTCCGCGGTTAGATCTGCGAAATAGCGGTACGTTCAATTGTGCCTCAAGCTGCTGAATCCGCGAGGTCACATTGGACTGTACATAGTTCAACACTTGTGCAGCCCTTGTGATACTGCCCTCGCGAGCAACCGCCCGAAAAATTTTCAAATCACTGCTTTCCATATATACATCACCTGGTTGGTATGATCATTTATGATACTGACGTTCGATTTTGTTCATTTTACCGGATGCTTGCCGCTCTGTACAATTCAAAGTACATGCAAATGCATCTAAAATCGACTACAGGAGGCTTTAAAATGAAAGCTGTAATACATACCGGCAAAAGCGGCCTTGAGGGCCTGATGTATAAGGACGTTACGGACAGACATCCGGGGCACGGCGAAGTGAAGGTCAGACTCAAAGCCGCGGGCTTGAACCATCGGGATCTGTTCCTCATGGCGGATCGAACCAACAACGATGCTCCACTCATTCTCGGATCGGATGGAGCAGGCGTGATCGAAGCTGTAGGCGCTGGCGTTCCAAACTCGCTGGTTGGCACTGAAGTAATCATCAATCCTTGTATCGGATGGGAAAAGGCGCACCTCGTTCCCTTGGTTCCTGCCATTCTGGGTGGTCCTTCAGATGGAACATTGGCCGAATCGGTTATCATTCCCGTTCAAAATGCAGTCCGCAAGCCAGCTTACCTGTCTTGGGAAGAAGCTGGGGTACTGCCTCTGTCTGCCTTGACCGCTTACCGCGCTCTCTCCACTAGAGGCCAATTTCAGCAAGGGGATCATGTGCTCATCCCCGGTATTGGCGGCGGGGTAGCCACGTATGCCATGCTCATGGCTTTAGCAGCAGGCGCACGGCTCAGCGTCACATCACGTAGCGAAGCCAAAAAACAAGCTGCCCTCACCCATGGTGCTCATCATGCATTCGACAGTGATAGCGATTGGAAAGAAAGTATGAACGGAGACACCGTGGATCTGATCCTTGACAGCATCGGACCCGCTACATTCGACAATTATTTGGATGTCATCAAACCGGATGGTCGAATCGTTACATTTGGCGCAAGCTCAGGAGATCACATAGAGATTCCGCTTCGCTCCATATTTTTCCCACAGATTAGCATCATCGGTACCTCTATGGGGAGCAGCGAGGAATTCGCAGATATGCTCCAATTCATGGAGCGTCATTCCCTTCATCCCATTATAGACGGCGTCTTCCCTCTACAAGATACGGCGCAAGCCTTTTACCGTATGCAGCAGGGAGCGCAGGTAGGCAATATAGGGATCAGCATGGAGTAATACGCACCTAACCATATGCGTCTAGAAAAAAATCCACTACTATAAAGGGCCTCATCCGAGGTCAATTTTATAGTAGTGGACCTATTCAGTCGATCAAACGATGCTGAACCCATTTGTTGCCGCGGAAGCGCCAGAGGAAAACGATCCCCCGCACCCCCCATTCAATATCCATGGCCAGCCAAACACCCACAATTCCCCAATTGAACACAATACCCAAAACATATCCGAGCACTACCCGACATAGCCACATGGACAGCATTGAGGTGAGGGACGTAAATTTGGAGTCACCTGCCGCCCTAAGCGCAGAAGGTGTGATAAAGGCGATGGACCAGAGCGGAATCTGGGCCAACGTATTAATCAGCATGACCATAAAAATGTCATCTACAATTTCAGCAGGCGGATGAAACAGCCCTACCATCGGCTTAAACAAAGGCATTAGGATCAGCCCCATTACAATAAACGAAGCGGACGACAGCCAAATAAACGATTTGGTAAACTTGCGGGCATCGTGTACATTTCGCCGTCCCATGCATTGACCGACCACGGTCACAATTGTAAGAGCCAGAGCATTTGCAGGAATTTGGAACACATTAGCTAGGGATGAGCAAATGGCATTCGTCGCCAATGCATTGGTCCCCAGGTTCACAATGAAAATTTGGGTTAAAATTTTACCCCCATTAAAAAACATCTGTTCCGCCGCAAAAGGAAGACCAATAAACAGAATCTTTTTAAGCATAGCCAGATTAAAATAAAGCATATCCCTAAGCTGGACACGCAAGTCATCATCTACCCTGACCAAATAAATCAACGCGCAGGCAGCCCCTGCATATCTGGACACATTGACTGCAATCGTCATGCCCAGTACACCCATATCCAACAAGTTAATAAATACGACATTCAGCAGTACGTACGAAAAGTTCATGATAAGCGAAAGAGCCAGCGATGCCCTCGTCTTGCCGATCCCTCTCAGCGCTCCACATACCGCTTCAACAATCGCAATCCCTACAAAGGACATACAGCTTCCCAGCAGGTACACCTTGCCGTTAGCCAATACATCAGGCGAGGCGGAGCCAAACAGCACACTTAAAATTGGATTGTACAACACGATCATAAACAGACTGATGCATAAGGCCAGCAAGGAAACGGAGGATATGGTACCGGAGGTTGCTTTAGAGACCATAAGGTCATTACCGCTCCCCTTATACTGCGCCACGACAACCGTTC
This window of the Paenibacillus polymyxa genome carries:
- a CDS encoding LysR family transcriptional regulator — protein: MESSDLKIFRAVAREGSITRAAQVLNYVQSNVTSRIQQLEAQLNVPLFRRSNRGMTLTSAGENLLEYAESILTLLDEAEKSTQYSAQPAGPLRLGSIETTAVTHLTSLLTGYHAQYPDVHLSLMTGGTHALVQKVLNYELDGAFVYGPVDDPNIEHMAAFEEELVLISEPGESDMSKLLAKPMLFFDIGCTHRARAESFLSEAGVDAYQTMEFGTLEVIVGGVASGLGVSMLPHSSIVKAKEAGRIASHRLPETYSKLEVWFVHRRDSAYSSALSGLLHWMKKDAILN
- a CDS encoding zinc-binding dehydrogenase, with product MKAVIHTGKSGLEGLMYKDVTDRHPGHGEVKVRLKAAGLNHRDLFLMADRTNNDAPLILGSDGAGVIEAVGAGVPNSLVGTEVIINPCIGWEKAHLVPLVPAILGGPSDGTLAESVIIPVQNAVRKPAYLSWEEAGVLPLSALTAYRALSTRGQFQQGDHVLIPGIGGGVATYAMLMALAAGARLSVTSRSEAKKQAALTHGAHHAFDSDSDWKESMNGDTVDLILDSIGPATFDNYLDVIKPDGRIVTFGASSGDHIEIPLRSIFFPQISIIGTSMGSSEEFADMLQFMERHSLHPIIDGVFPLQDTAQAFYRMQQGAQVGNIGISME
- a CDS encoding MATE family efflux transporter encodes the protein MSQLSVRMRTHGFLNRHFSGESIDYRQIIALFIPLLIDQAFIVGLNLVNTAMISSSGMAAVSAVNMIDSLNIFLINVFVAVSTGGTVVVAQYKGSGNDLMVSKATSGTISSVSLLALCISLFMIVLYNPILSVLFGSASPDVLANGKVYLLGSCMSFVGIAIVEAVCGALRGIGKTRASLALSLIMNFSYVLLNVVFINLLDMGVLGMTIAVNVSRYAGAACALIYLVRVDDDLRVQLRDMLYFNLAMLKKILFIGLPFAAEQMFFNGGKILTQIFIVNLGTNALATNAICSSLANVFQIPANALALTIVTVVGQCMGRRNVHDARKFTKSFIWLSSASFIVMGLILMPLFKPMVGLFHPPAEIVDDIFMVMLINTLAQIPLWSIAFITPSALRAAGDSKFTSLTSMLSMWLCRVVLGYVLGIVFNWGIVGVWLAMDIEWGVRGIVFLWRFRGNKWVQHRLID